Within the Miscanthus floridulus cultivar M001 chromosome 2, ASM1932011v1, whole genome shotgun sequence genome, the region GCACTGAGAGCCCCAAATTGCGACTGGAGTTGCAATGGGAAGAGGAAACTATTTTGCGGGGTTTGCCACTTTGACCTACGAACTATATAGGAAATTTGAAAGAGAACAGGGGTCTAACTGCAGAAAGAAAAACGAACGGTCATGAAAGTATCGGACCGAGACAGCCCGAATCCAACGCTCCATCAGCAGCGCGAATAGGCGGCTACAGCGAGTGTCAGGGtgtgtgcggcggcggcgggaggagaCGAAAGAGAACGATGCAGGCGGTGGCACGGGCGGCGCGTGGGCTCGCGGCTGCGGCTACGCGGCCGTCGACGATGGAGGCATGGCACCGCGGGCAGGTGCAGCAATCCCGGGGCATCGTGGTGCAGGTGAGGGACGGGAACCTGGAGCGGGCGCTGTCGGTCATGGAGCGCAAGATGCGGTCCAGCGGCATGGAGCGCCTCATCCGGGCGCGCACCCACCACCACGTCAAGGACTCGGAAAAGCGCGTGCTCGCGCGTAAGGCGCTTATGCAGCGCGTCCGGTCCCAGGAGCTCGGCAAGAAGCTCCGCGAGATTCTCATCAAGAAGATCAGGTCAGGGCCACCCTCCCATCTCCATCACTACCTGTTGTACCTGTTAGCGCACCGCTTCTGTGTGCTTGTGCTTGCCATTTCTTGCTGGTTGATTTGTTGATCAGACATTTAGTGGGTCGCGGTGACGAATTGGAATGTGTCCTATTGTGATCGCTAAGTGCTCGACGAAATGCCTGGTGAAGTTCTATTTACGACGCTTAGTGGAATTGAGTGGGTTTGCGGATTGAGTTGCGCTGAGGAGAATTTTGACTTCTGAGCGCAGTTTCACCCCGGTCCAGGGGGCTGGACTGGAAGGCTTGTGTGAGCTGAGAACCCACACTTCAGATGGAATACTTTCCATTTGCACCCAACTCATCCTTAGCTCATTTAGGCATCCACGAAACAGGTGCGCTGTATGGTAGTACCAGGATGTTGAACATGCTACAAATTTAGGAGCCTTTTGGTAGATATTTTCATGGCATGTGGTGATCCAACTTATTAGGTTACACAGGTTTGTCTCACTAATTTGATATTGCCTCTTCATCGTATTTGTTGCAAAATTGGGCACTCCATCCTTTTTATTAACCTTTGGTATTATATCTAGCTGATTTAGGTTTTCTTCTTTTAATCCCTTTTTATTAGGTTATAATCGCTAGAATTTGAGCTTCATTAGCAAAGTTCTGGgcaatctcttttttttttctgtcaaAAAATGCCTAATAAGGTgaaatttttattttataaatagtaGAGTGACTGCACACATGCTGCCCTCAGATCAGAGATTTACAAATTTCATGTGTTCACAATCAGCAGTGGGGAAAATAGGTAACTTATGACCCGAGTGTATGATCCAATAATGAATTTAATATTTTTGGTGATTCTACTGAACATAAGAGTCTAACTGGTTGGTTTAGCTCCTTACGAATATCAAAGTAATTCATAAGTCATACATTACTTGATCTGAAATTAGCTCCATACATGTCAAATTGATTAAGTGAGTTGTCCCCTTTTCAGATAGTAATAGAGTTATCCCATGAGAAGTGTTATATTTCATCTGAAGTGTTATATTAATTCTAAAGACTTCTCTACCTTTTTCTCACTGAATTTGTCTAGTGAGTAGTGAATGTAGGTGCATGTGCCAATGTACTTTCTTGGCGCCTCAATACATTTATGTAAAATATTGCATTTCCTGATGACATGTACTTTCAGTATATATTCCTGTACACAGCCCATACTACCTTGCAAATTGTATTGCCCATATACTATATGAGTTCTGATAGGCAGCCACTAGCCCACTATTTATTTTCCATATTTTAAGAAGTATGTGCTAATATAATATGATAGTAATATCTTGATATAAAACATCTTAAATCTTTACTAGGACCAATATAAGTTGGTGCCAGTGCTAGAAAATTATTATGGAACCAATTTCCAGCATTAACTGTGCTACCTGGAAAAAATCATGTATGAATTGACAAATGCCTTTGTTACTCTGTTAATGCATGGCAGAGTGATTTTAGCTGCTGCATGATGATTGATTGCTTTTGACTGGGATGGTAATTATGATTCGcccaaaaataaattttgttgatacgcaccggtgcgtagtggaatcctaagccaggatagtaacgtgaagagaggcagaggaagaccgaagttgacttgggtagaggcaataaaaggagacatgaaaggatggaatatacccaaagacttagccttagataggagtgcttggaagacagctattcacatgcctgaaccttgattgcttctgctgggtttcaactctagcctatcccaacttgtttgagacttaaaggctttgttgttgttgttgttgttgttgatagcTGTATCAATGGTTTTGTGTACATTCATGGTCATCTATTCACCTATGGTTATTCATCAAGACATCAATTATTATAGAGTAAATTCCAGGGACCCcaggttttgttgcagaaaacgTCAAATAGGTTGTTTTATGGTATGTAACATCAGGCTCTATTGCTATGTTGTTTGTAAAATACCCACCCTAACAAAATCTCATCCAATTGTCACTTGCCCTCCGTGTCAACCTGTCATCTATGTTGGCTAGTTGACAAAACGGAAATTGTGGGTAGCATTGTCATATCAATTCAGTTCAAAATTTGTTAAGAGTGGATTTTATCAAACCATGTGACCACAAAATATGGTGGTCATTTGTTACTAATGGTTCAAGTTTTCAGACATTGTGATCatgtgattttttattttattttatttttgggtgggggggggggggggggggggtctgaaATGTACTCAATCTGAAATTGTTTTTTAGTCTAACCTGCTAGAATGATCTTGATGAATTGACCAGTTGCAAATAGCTGACAAATCCAAGAACTGATAAAAAGGCCCACACTGAAATGTAGAATAGCATCCCAGAGTTGccccatttatttattttataatcaTGAAAATAGGTTACTAATTTACAAGTGAACATTCATTGCACAGAAGAATTGTTGCATTATACAGTATTATTTATATATAGTGTGATACAATAGTATTTTATCTTAGCTCTGACTTGTGTGGGTTGTGATCATAGTTGTGATCTCATATTTGATTAGTTACCATGGTTATTAGTTATGACCATGTTGCCACATTCTGATCCATCATTACGTGTCTGAGAATGTCGTGCAAATAGTCACTGTTGGTGATATGCCAATACAACACCAATCATTTGGAACTATGTTGCTGTTTAACTTTTATTTACTATTTTTGCTTCATCAGCAAACTAATACAGTAGAAATGGGCGGTTGGTGTGTACCTTCATTGTTTGCATGAACCGTTCTCTTTATTCATTGGGAAGTAATTTGCTCTGTGCAGGGGGCAGTGAGGGCATCAGGACATTGGCCGTTTACCGGTAGCATTTGTGTGTGGGTGCTCCGTTTTGAGCGTTTAGCAATGTGGATACTTCATTGATGGATCTGTGGTGCAGCTTGAGAATAACTCAATCGTGACCTTGAGCAAAAAAGCTTTTGCTATATTGCGTGGATCACAGATTGATGgtaaaactattgttttttttATTGTACAACTTAGTATCTATATggatttaattgcttttggtGCTTGACATATGTGCGTGCAAATGCTGTATGAACAAAGTGCGGCAATGCTTCAACCATGGTTCACGAGATGACTGGAAGAAAACGGAAATGAAAAATCTCGTTTTCCGAAAATTGTCTTACACAAGTGATATCGTTTACAAGTTACAACCGGTTCCAATCCTAGCCCGTATCTCGAAAGCTCCTTAAAAATAACTTAGTAAATCAATAATCAATGATAATGCCTAGTGAACAGAATAAACAGTGAGCTATATTTTTGTGTTTCTCTAATGGTTAGGTTTCTATAAATAAAACTACAAAAAACTAGAACGGGGGGGGGGGTTGTTGTGTCTAAggacaacttttttttttctctcgaatgaCGCAGGAGAACTGCGTGTGATTTTATTAAGCAAGAATAAGAATACAATGGGTCCGTACAAGGACAAACCCGAGAACTAACCCCACACCACAGACACGCCACAGAGCACACAAGACCACGACCTGGCAAATCTCACCCTAGACAGTGACGGTGAGCAACCTGGCAAGAAATTGCTGGAGCTTAGAAGCTCTAGCCATGCCCCATAAACTACACTCATCCAACACATTCCGAAGCGGATTAGAATTCTAAGGACAACTAAATAGTTTAATTGAGATATATGGAAATTTCCTGCCCAACCGGGAATCATTTATATACCAAAAGATAGTTTTATCTTAGTTTAGTTGAGATACATGGAAACTTTCTAACCCAGCTAGGAATCATCTCAATACATGTTCCTATGCCCAATCCAAGCTTATCTAACTTTGCTAACTTCCCCTTCTCTACATGTACCCTGCCTTCCTATTCCGTCTTTTTCCAAATCTCTCTTAAAAAAAAAGAATCAGGGAGTTGCTGATTATATTAAAAAGCAGATGAAACCTAGACTAGGCAAAATAAACATATACAACTTCTGACGGTTGGATTGGGACATCAACACGCATCGAAATCCCAACTCaaggaaagagaaaaagaaaaaaaaaacactggcTTGTCGGAATGGGACATCGACACGAGCCGTAGCTCAAAAAAGAACACACGCTCTTAACTGAAGAGTAGAAGCTCAAGAAGTAGTATCACTAAAAGCATAGTCCGCTCTCAAATAAAAACCTAGTTTGCTCTAAAATAAAAACCTAGTTCACTCACCGAAGCATCCATGGGAACGGTTAAAAGCACACACTAACCTAGAAAGGCTAAATGGGTAAAAAAAAGGTAGGTTCAATTCCTGCTTGCACCACCTAAAGACAGAAACAAAAGGAGGGAAAGAAGATAGTATATGAAACTTGTTTTCGGATTCTCATCGAAAGTGAATCCCTCTAACACAATGTTTTATGAGTAAATCTTTGCAGCCTGGACACTATAAGTGTGAAAATctttgatgagtacaggcccgatcttccgagaggtagccggtaagttcgatttgtggagatctcgacgttggcgatccggcttcaaatcagacacgattcgaaccctacaaccgttacaccactgctccgttggttatcaaccaagcacaacttgattgacctcgccaagaaggcttttcctgcaagcgaatcgaagagcacaagcaagaaggtaaaacacgcaatctgaaattgcaaatatgaatgacgcggatatcaatagaggattcaagaactcggttccaaaggactaatcgacacagtagaggagatcaagaacggaggccctggatcactgtaaaaggatttgtcaccacagttacaatgaacgattcagtttctcgatggaaaactaaactctaaacaaaacccaattgtgtagcagcggcggcggctgtgtttatagtctaagactcgacctagggttggggacggccaggggttgggcgcccacaacttgggcttaagacccgacacgatacatggccaagttggcccaaataggtgacgcagcaccttgccgtgatcacacagaatgatccacgaaccttctggagctgggaccagatccaaaacgatggcgtcgtcgtcccctttccaacgcatccaagaacggcccgtttcgatgtcgtatgagagagttatgaccgaaacagtgacgacgtgtctgctgaatccgagggcgacgtggcagctgagttgggaacgaattgcaacttggggaagaccatggcgtcggtgtgtccagcgtggcgatgtcctcatcatcctccccttctcgaattggagtcgtcctcgactccatcttggcgatgtcctcatcaatcttAGTCCCTAGACAAGAATAGAAAGAGCTTCTTTACATGCTCAAACAGAGTCTAAGGAAACATAGCTATAGCAAGGTAGTGTTTGAGAAAGTATGCACAGTCACACAGAGTAATATTCATGAGAGCTACCCGCACAACTAAAAGAGTTAACTtttaaaataacaaaaaaatttattttattataacTCTAATCGTGGGTGGTTCGTTACTTTTGAAGTCGGTAAAATGACCCTCACAATTCGTTTTGCCTGCAATAATTTATCTACTATGGAATCTAGAATTTGGATTTATTTTACTGATACAAATTGAATTTGGATAGAAGGGTACATCGTACATTCTTTTTGCATTGTTTGCTACTGTAGTAAAACTAATGGGGAGACAAAGAGAAGTCGATGCCACGTTTCTCTCGGGCTTCTCTGGCTCTAGAAGCTCGTAAAATTGTAGCTTGAATGCCCAAACTATGAGCCCTCCACAGTCTACTCTAACAATCGTGAGGACCTGCGGTAAGCAGGCGGTCACTTATCTAGGGGTGAGGTATAGCGTTTGTAGGGTGCAAATGCACTCCAAAAATTGAAAAACCAGTGACTTTTGACTAAGTTTTACCATATATACACACCCTCTACAACACAAGCATATACACCCACACACAAGTGCATCTACTCCCCCTATTTTAAATATATGATGCTTTGTTTTTGAaaatacattgtttttactatgtatctagacatagtgtatatctgaGTGTATAGCAAAACTATACGTCTAGAAAGACCAAAACGTCATAATTTGTAATAAAGTGAGTACTTTATAGACTAAAGCCATATTTGGATCATAGAGCTAATTGTTAGTTGctaataattagttttttttatcaaacGGGGCCAGCTAATTGTTAGCTGGGTACTAATTAACAACTATCTCATTAGTTAGGCAAACCAACTAATAGTTAGCTAACTAATATTAGCTATGAGttattagctagctagctatattAGCAGCTAATCAATCCAAATAGGATCTAAGCTATTTGGCTTGAAACTTGATATTTCTAAACTTTTTAAAGTTTAGGTATAGACATGTCCTAAATTTACACACCCTCTTCAACGCTGCTGGTTCTCAGATTTAACGTTGGCAGTCGTGGCGTCATTTTCTTGAGTCGGTGAAGCTCCTTCTAAATTACGATTCAAGATATTAAATCCTCGAAGACTGATCAGGGAGCGCCAACTGTACTGTCAGAGTGTGAGAATGAGGATCTCCGATGTCTCTATCGTGGCTATTTCTCTCGAGAGGCCCAGCTCCTCCAATGGAGGCATCACCAGTGTTTGCATCAACGGAAGTGCAGTTTTATTCTAAAGAATCCTTTGTGTACCGGTGTTATCAAGCTCTTTTGTAAAGCCACCTTGCTGGTTCTATTGCCGTAGCCAAGTTACTTCTTCGGTTAGAATTCCCAGACGCTTGTGCTTTGGTTTTAAtgcttagggcttgtttggaacgGAGAAATGAAAAACACgggaaaagaaaaaaacataggaataggatgatgataagATGACAAAACAGAGAATAAGAAAAACACAGGAAACATATATAAAGTagtgtttggaacacaggaattaGAATTATAGGAATCTTTATGGGTACCAAGAGCAAATGAAAAAAAGAATAGCAGCATGCAGCTTCACTTGCGTTATCTGGAATGTTTGGGTCACTGACAACATGACAGTCTGTTGTACGCTCCCTTCTTTCCTATCTTCTGCAGAGACAGTGCATCGGACATACGCAAAGGAAAAGAAACCAAGAGATGCCAGTAGATTTTTTTATTTCCCATGAAACGAGCATCCAACTACAGTAAAATAAGAGGAAAGGAATTGATATTTCCTGTGTTCCAAATGCTCAGGTTCACTTCCTTTCCTTTTTTTTGGATTCCTACGATTTTCCTTCAAAAATCCCTTGTTCCAAACGCCCCCTTAATATATTTGAGTTCTTGTAAAAAAATGCGAACTGGTTGAGAACGTACCACCATGCAGCGTTTTAACAATGGCCCTGTTCGCCTGGCTTGAAAAATggttgatgctgatgctgatttgttgtgagagaaaaacattgttgttTTGCTAaaacggtacggctgataagttcaagcgaacatggttaATATCTAAACAGACTAAATGATCGTTTAGATGAGCAGTGCTTGTTTCCAACGAAGAAATGTAAAACAGAGCAAATAAAGAACACACGGTAATAGAAAAAGGTGTAGTAATAGAAAAAGTGGAGGAATGGACACCCACATATAAATATGGTAAAGACTTTATTACGAAAGGCCAGATTTTAATCCGCATGTCCGTACACCCGCCTCccacttctctttctctcttttagTCGCCTTACTCCTCCCTGGTTCCGGTGACGGTGGCGAATTCAGCTTTGGTGAGGTACGTCTTTCTTCTTCTGTGTGACCGCGCCACCCTATTCTTCCCAAGCTCCGGTGGCCTTAGAAGTTAAGGGGTTTACGAGAGGAAGACCGGCCAGGCGGTTTAGGGCCCCGGTTGCGGTGGAGGCGGCCGGGGCAGGCTAGAGTGGgggcgccatggccatggcgtCGGCGGCTGAGAGGAGGGGAAGAAGGTGGTGATATTATTGTATTGAaatctagttaaatttaaaattaaatcGACCCTCAAAGAATAAGGATTGTAATTTACTACCTTCATCCCAGAAAGAATGTAATCCTAACATAGTGTCATGTtttagtatcttaagtttgactaattatagataacaaaatatcaatatttataataataaataaataccattagattaattacgaaatatatttttataataaattaatttaaagtcataaatatgaatattatttaCTAAAAACTTGATCTAATATGAATAACTTTTCATGGCACATAATCTATAGTTACATTCTTTTTAAGACAGATGCAGTACTAGGAGGAACGAGGAACGCCCTACCCGAAAGGTTCTACATGAAAGCAGCAAAAAAAACAGTACCCTAGACAGAGTCGGAACCCAGAAGAGGCTCAGAACCCAGAAGAGGCTCAGAAAATCTATGGATGGTGGGCCACTACCCGCAAGAAGCTAATAAGAGTGTCTCCAACAATAGACCTATATGGACACCCAAATCCAAAATAGATAAATCAGTCTTCAACAGACTACCTATACGGGAGATCTATTTTGAGTTGCCTGATAGACACAACCCAAATATAAGCATCATCTCTTCTAGAAACTTATTTTAAGAAATAATTCTCTTTTAGGTTATGCTGTTGGAGAAGATGTTGAATGTGTATTAAACACTTTGACTGTAGCGCTACCCAGAGGTCAAATGAGTCTTATTTTGGGTGTTATTGTTGAAGATAGTTTAAGGGGTATTTAGATTCATGTCATAACATTTAGTCGCTATTCCATCGGatgtttagacatatgcatgaagtattaaatatagactaattatgaaaccaAGGCCCTgctcggcttaccttataatccgcactattgAACTTATTTTTCTAgctagaaccatatttttctctcacaacaattcaatcagaacagtgtttttcagccaattcagtaagccgaacggggcctaaatacATAGATTGAGACTGTTTTGCttgacgaattttttaagtctaattagttcataatttgatAACGTGATGCTACGATAAACATGTGTTAACGATGAATTAATTAcgcttaataaattcgtttcgCTTACCACtgattctataatttgttttttttttcacctcTGGCTGATCCAAACACCCCCCTAAAGCGATTCCGTCAATCCGTCTTTTTCCGGGTCACGTTCCTGCCCAAGGTCCATCGCCGAGAGGGGAGAAGCGATGGAGGCGGCGCCGAGCGCCAAGCCGAGGCGGGAGCCGCCTCCCATCCCTCCCAACTACGTCAGCCTCCAGCAGCTCCAGCAGCTCCGCCCAAGGAGAAGCGgcggcgggaggaggaggaggccgccgcaGCCAAGCGGGCGgaggaggcggccatggccgccgcggTTAAGCGGGAGGCAGCGCTTAAGGCAGAGACGAAGGGCCGCgcagcctcgcgcgaggccttctGCGGGGTCAAGGAGAGGCATCGAGGAGGGCGCGCACAAGGGCAGGGCCAGCAGTGGGTGGCCGTGGGGTATCGGGCACCAGCCACGACCCCGCGGCCAATGCCGACGTGCGGGGAAGCTGCGGCACGGGAGAAGGAATGGATTGTAGGAGGTAACCGTGGCAAGAAGGGGCCGGACGATGTCGCGGACAATGCACCCCATCCCCATGGCGGATGCAAGTCGCcgtggaaggggaaggggaaggggaaggggaagaagaaggcctcctCGTGCCATACTATAGGCGATCCAGATAATCTGGCCGAGGCGGCGGCTCCTGCAGCATCGAACGGCGGCAAGCCGGAGAACAAGAGCGAAATCAAGGCGATGGGGAAGGCCTCTCCACTCGATCCGGCCAAGGCGGCCGTCGCATCATCCCCAGGCCACTTCGCGTACAAGGAGAGGAAGGGCGCGGGCGGGCGGAGCGCAGAAACGAGCCCGGGCGATGCTCCGGCGAAGACGGCCGGTCCGTCGCCGCCGCTAGGCGTCAAGTCGGGCAACACGGGGAAACCGAAGCCTGCAGCGCCCAGGCTCGCAGATGCCGCGACAGGCCCCTCCCATCTCGGCCGCCGATGGCAGCAACAAACCGAAGAGCGGTGACCCGCTCCGCAAGACCGTGGAGGCGAAGCCCAAGGGCCTAGTTGAAGGGCAGCGCCGGCAACCGGCACGATTTGGGAGGAGATCGGCTGAACCCTGGCGCGGCCGCGGCCATGGGGCTGCAGAGCCCCACGGGCGTGTGTGGGTGCccaaggccaaggccaaggcGGCTGGATTATCTGCTGGCACCGGCGACAAATAATTGGTTTGCCATTTCCGGTAGTAACTTGACTATGCTTTTGCTTTAGTGAACACTTAACTAGTGCATGGATGATGTGgtacggcaaaagctttgccatgGTGAATGATGTGGGAAAATAATCGAAGCCATGTTCTTCAATCAATTGCTGCCAAGGCGTTTGTGTTCTGTTTCGAATCTGAAGCAAAAACTGGTGACTGAATTATTGCAGAGTTCTCCCCTGGTTGACGGCGATACCATCCTACTCTCCCAGTAATCACAAAAAGTTTATCATCCAAAATGCTTTATAAGGATTTTAGGTCTCACTGCTACACAACCATATGTTTTATGTAGTTGTAACACATTtattttttttgcaccatagaacTAAGATCCAACAGTCTctacccttcttctacctccagcctccacccttcttctacctccagacaatcacagATCACAGAGGAGGAGAGGCCTACCTGGAGCCGGATCCGCCGGCGCCAGCGCCGGTGGTTgccggtgagaaagagagagggagggagagagtcgGTTGAGAGAGAAACCGGTGAGGGAGAGGGTGTTTATGTGCTCGTTATGACATATGGGCCTAGACGTCGTAGATACAAataaaatccatgtgttttttggtgctaaaacacatgtgtgttgtatagcatttctgaaaaTGAAAACATCAAGCTCCCTCCCAACTGCTTGATAGGAATATAACATATGGTTCTATTGCCTTGAACTAATGTTCATCTTCTACGCTCCACCAGTTACATAGAATAGAACTTGGTCTGTCATCTTCCTCTCGGCATCCTAAAACGAGGGGAAGTACCTGCTCAAGCCATAAGGAAGACGGTAGAACTCCTCGCTCCTGGCATCATACTTGTAGGACTTGAACTTCTCCCACCAGAACCAACCCCTGTCCTTCTTCACACTAGCCTCCCAGTACAGGTGGGTGCAGTCCAGAAGGTAGGCCAGTATGGCGGCCACCGTCGCCGGCGACGAGAAGATGACATTGACCATCACATTGAACTGCAATGGCAAGTAGGAGAAAAGAGGTGAGAATGTGAAAGTTTAATGGAATTTGTTTCGTCTATTGCATCGAGTATGCATACCGCGACTGAATGGGTGTGAACTGGTCCGAAGCCAAAGAACATCTCGTAGACCCGGAAGTACTGTGGGATGGACAGTCCCAGGAACAACGAGATGCTTAGTATGAACTTTGTTCTCAAGGAGTTGAGGTTGCAGTACTGAAGGAAGGAGAAGCCTGCACCGGCTGTTTCAGGCAGAAAGCAAGTTCAGATCAACAAAACACGGTATGGAAAAACGTCAGATTCCATACTATGATGGGTAAAAGTTTAAAACTGTCGTGGATTCTGACAGTAAGGCTTACCTGCATAAGCCCAGAGGACACAATACAGTGCAGAGAAAAGCGGCAATGGAATGGATGCAAGAACCGCCCCGAATTTGCCTGTTGATTTGCAGTTCGTATCAGTCAGGTGCGATAACTGACCATGAAATGCTGGATCATTATCTAAAAAAGCACATGAAAGGCTGGATACTCCTGATATAGTGCTAAAAGTTGCAGAGAATGAGAGAGAGCCTACTAAACAACGAGAAGAAAATCATGAACAAGGCTGAGATCTTTATAACTCGCCGGCTTCCAACTCGCGTCACTGCCAACAGGCCTGCATTCTCACTTTGAAAGCAACAAAGGCAGG harbors:
- the LOC136520140 gene encoding uncharacterized protein, giving the protein MQAVARAARGLAAAATRPSTMEAWHRGQVQQSRGIVVQVRDGNLERALSVMERKMRSSGMERLIRARTHHHVKDSEKRVLARKALMQRVRSQELGKKLREILIKKIRGQ